One region of Sulfuriroseicoccus oceanibius genomic DNA includes:
- a CDS encoding sigma-70 family RNA polymerase sigma factor: MAAQSNQPEESTGDHLDDQGVTLRIEELRPALLAYVTSLTRSSEAAEDIVQETQVFLWTNRDDFQQGTNFKAWAYKVAYFKTMAWRRDSIRRGEVVFSEAMTQTLAAAAANHYSNEHERLEALDDCLKELTPAHQRLVMARYASSHGVLTRHANTVGKSINTIHKMVSRIRSTLRDCIQRKLSHHRP; encoded by the coding sequence ATGGCGGCTCAATCCAACCAACCCGAAGAAAGCACAGGTGATCACTTGGATGACCAAGGGGTCACTTTGCGTATCGAAGAGCTCCGCCCTGCGCTGTTGGCCTACGTCACGTCGCTCACCCGCTCGAGCGAAGCCGCCGAGGACATCGTCCAGGAAACCCAGGTCTTTCTCTGGACCAACCGCGACGACTTCCAACAAGGCACCAACTTCAAAGCGTGGGCCTACAAGGTGGCGTATTTCAAAACCATGGCCTGGCGGCGCGACTCAATCCGCCGCGGCGAAGTCGTTTTCAGCGAAGCCATGACCCAAACACTCGCCGCAGCCGCAGCCAACCACTACAGCAATGAACACGAACGCCTGGAAGCGCTCGACGACTGCTTGAAGGAACTTACGCCAGCGCATCAACGCCTGGTCATGGCCCGCTACGCCTCCAGCCACGGTGTCCTCACCCGCCACGCCAACACCGTAGGAAAATCGATCAACACCATCCACAAAATGGTATCACGCATCCGCTCCACATTGCGCGACTGCATTCAACGCAAGCTCTCCCACCACCGTCCATGA
- the murI gene encoding glutamate racemase — MAGANQPIGILDSGVGGLSVVREIQRLLPAEELLYVGDSAWCPYGTKSAEEIQRRVFAIADALIGRGCKMLVIACNSATIAAVEALRVAYPLPIVGMEPGVRPAVERTSSGVVGVFATEASIRGEKFHRLLDHHADKVRVITKPCPEFVELVEAGELVGERAVTVVRSYVDPMLEEGVDVLVLGCTHYPFLRPLIEAAAGDAADVIDTGAAVARQVQRRLEGEGLLVVSPSRGGLRVFTTGDVAHWQELAPRLLHDDVEVESIAIEEN, encoded by the coding sequence ATGGCAGGCGCGAACCAACCGATAGGAATTCTTGACTCAGGCGTCGGCGGCTTGTCCGTCGTTCGGGAAATCCAGCGTCTGCTGCCGGCGGAGGAGCTGCTTTACGTTGGAGATTCCGCGTGGTGTCCGTACGGAACGAAATCGGCTGAGGAGATCCAACGCCGCGTCTTTGCTATTGCCGATGCGTTGATTGGTCGTGGCTGCAAGATGCTGGTGATCGCGTGCAACTCGGCGACGATTGCCGCAGTGGAAGCATTGCGTGTGGCGTATCCGTTGCCGATTGTCGGGATGGAGCCGGGCGTGCGACCGGCGGTTGAGCGGACGAGTTCGGGGGTGGTCGGTGTGTTTGCCACCGAGGCGTCGATCCGGGGGGAGAAGTTTCACCGATTGCTGGATCATCACGCGGACAAGGTGCGGGTGATCACCAAGCCGTGTCCGGAGTTTGTCGAGTTGGTGGAAGCCGGCGAGTTGGTTGGCGAACGCGCGGTGACCGTGGTGCGCTCGTATGTGGATCCGATGCTGGAGGAAGGGGTGGACGTGTTGGTGCTTGGCTGCACGCACTATCCGTTCTTGCGCCCGTTGATTGAAGCTGCAGCCGGCGATGCGGCCGATGTGATCGACACCGGAGCCGCCGTGGCGCGTCAGGTTCAGCGCAGGCTGGAAGGCGAGGGCTTGTTGGTTGTGTCTCCGTCCCGAGGCGGGTTGCGCGTTTTTACCACAGGCGATGTGGCGCATTGGCAAGAGCTCGCCCCGCGCTTGCTGCATGACGATGTGGAGGTGGAGTCGATTGCGATCGAGGAGAATTAG